The sequence CCCGGTGCCTGACCACCTTCACCCGGCCCTCCTCGCGGCCCGCGCCGAGGTGGCATTCCGCGCCCCGCTCGGTCAGCTGCGGGGTGGACACCCACAGCTCGTGGGTGTCCGGGTAGCGCAGCGCCCACAGCCGCCCCGACTCGGCCAGCAGGATGTTCAACGCGAAGATCGGCAACTCGGCGGCGATGCGCCGGACGGCCGCGATCAGCCCGGCGGCCGTGTCGCCCTGCCGCCGGATCTGCGCCGTGATGTAGGCGAACACGAGCTCGGAATCGGTCTGCCCCTGGACCGGCACCCGGTCCACGTCCGTGAGCCATGAGTCGAGGACGTCGACACCCCGCACCACCCCGTTGTGGGCGAACAGCCGGTCGTCCATGACGAAGGGGTGGGAGTTGTGGACGTCGGGAGCGCCGGTCGAGGCGTAACGGATGTGGGAGACGAAGGTGTGCGACACCACGTACCGTGCCTCGGAGTTGAAGTCGGCGTCCTGGAACGCGGCGACGGGGGCGCGGTCGCGGACGGGCTCCCCGCCGAGCGAGAACCAGCCGAGGCCCGTCCCGTCGGGCATGCGGCGGCTCTGGGCGCGCAGGCTGTCGGGAGCGTCCAGCAGCCAGAAGGTGGCGCGGACGCGGGGTCCTCCCGTGGTCATCCCGAACAGGCGGCACATGCGCGGACGATGCCCGCCTGGCGGCGACCTAAGACTGCACTCGGTAATGGGCGCGGCAAATCGCCTTCGACGGACGGCCTCGGATGTCGTACGGTCCGTGTATGGGGTCGCCGGTGGTTCTGCTGGACGTTGACGGAGTGCTCAACCCGTTCGAGCGGCCGCACCGCGGCTTCCAGCGGCACGAATGCTCCCCGAACGGGATGACGTACAAGCTGTGGCTCTATCCCGGGCACGGCGCGGCGCTGCTCGACCTGGCCGAGTCCACGGGCGCCGAACTGGCCTGGGCGAGCTACTGGTGCGACAGCGCCAACGAGTGGATCGCTCCCCGCATCGGGCTTCCGGAGCTGCCGTTCGTGCCGATCCCGCGGTTCCCCGGCATCACGGAGGGCCGCACGCTGGGCGCGTGGAAGGCCCGGCACGTGGCGGCGTGGGCGGAGGGCCGGCCGTTCGTCTGGTTCGAGGACGAGCCGGACGCCACCGCGTGCCTCGCGGGGGAGCCGGACGTCGCCGAGCACCTGCTCGTGGAGATCGACCCGCTGACCGGCCTGACCGACGACCATGTCGAGGCCGCCGCGGCCTGGCTGCGCGCTCGCTCCGTCTGAGCGCGGGCCCGGCGGCCCGAGGTTCCATTCGTCCAAGACGCCCCTTCCGGGGGCCTCCTAGCGTCGGGGAGGACAAGGAAGGGAGCCGACGATGCCGAGATCACCATTGATGGACCTGGCCTTCGGGTTCATGCCGGCGCAGATGATTCACGTGGCCACCGAGATCGGGGTGGCGGACGCCTTCACCGATGACAGGCCGAGATCGAGCACCGAGCTGGCGGAGGCGACCGGCGCCCACGCACCGTCCCTCCACCGGCTGCTGCGCGGCCTCACCGGCCTCGGCGTCGTGGCGCAGAAGGAGCCGGACCTGTTCGCGCTGACCGCGGAGGGGCGGCGGCTGCGCGCGGACGCCCCCGACTCGATCCGCTCGCTGATCAGGCTTTTCTGCGGGCCGCAGGTGTGGCGGACCTGGGGCGATATGGCCGAGACGGTCCGCACGGGCGAGTACGCGTGGGAACGGGTGACCGGCAGCACGCCGTTCGAGTACTTCGCCTCGGACGCCGAGCTGTCGGAGACGTTCAACCGGGCGATGGCCGAGCACACCCGCGACGTCGCGCCCGCGGTCATCGAGGCGCACGACTTCGGCCGCTACGGGACGGTCGCCGACCTCGGCGGCGGGGACGGCACGCTGCTCGCCGCGATCCTGCGGGCCGACCCCGGGCTGCGCGGGGTCCTGTTCGACCTGCCGACGGGACTGGCCGACGCCTCCCGCACCCTGTCCGACGTGGCCGACCGCGCCGAGGTCGTGCCGGGCGACTTCTTCGAAGCCGTTCCCGTGGGCGCCGACGCCTACGTGCTCAAGAGCGTCATCCATGATTGGGACGACCGGAGGGCCGCCGCGATCCTGCGGAACTGCCGGGCCGCGATGGGCCCGGACGACCGGGTGCTCCTCCTGGAGCAGGTCATGCCGGAGATGGTCACAGCGGGGTCGGGGGGCATCGTCAACAACGACCTCAACATGCTCGTGGCGACCGGCGGGCGGGAACGCACCGAGTCGGAGTTCCGGGAGCTGCTGGGCAGCGCAGGGCTCACGGCCGTCTCACTGACCGGGCCGCTCCGTGAGACTGCGTACCACGTGATCGAGGCGGGAATCGCGGACTAGCTTTTGTCAGGGGCCGCTTACGGCGGGGGCGCGCGGCCGTGCAGGATGGGACCGCCGCAAGCAGCCCGACGAAGGAGTGTCGCGTGAGTTCTCTCGACGATCGGACGGCCCTGGTCACCGGAGGAAGCCGGGGGATCGGCCGGGCCATCGCCCTGGCGCTGGCCGCGGACGGAGCCAGGGTCGCCGTCGCCTACCGGCGCGACGACGAGGCCGCGCGCAAGACGGTCGCCGACATCGAGGCCGCCGGGGCGCGGGGCCGTGCGTTCCGCGCCTCGGTCGACGACCTCGACCAGTGCCGTTCCCTGGCCGCGCAGGTGGAGGCGGAGCTGGGGGAGCTGGACATCCTCGTGCACAGCGCCGGGATCGCCAGCCGCGGCAACAGCGTCGCCGACACCGATCCGGCCGAGCTGGAGCGGGTCATGCGCGTGCACGCGTTCGGCCCGCACCACCTCAGCCAGGCGCTGATCCCGCTGATGCGGCGCGCCGAGCGCAGCGACCTGGTCTTCGTGTCGAGCGTCGCCACGGACATGATGCCGGCGTTCGGCGGCCCCTACGCGATGGGCAAGGCGGCGATGGAGGCGCTCGCCCAGGTGATCGCCAAGGAGGAGCGCGGCAACGGCATGCACGTCAACGTCGTCGCGCCCGGTCTGGTGGACACCGAGATGGGGCGCCGGCTGGTCCGTGCCACGGCCGGCATCGAGGACATCCGGCAGCAGGACGCCGCGTCCCCCTACGGGCACGTGTGCACGCCCGAGGAGGTCGCCGACGTGGTCCGGTTCCTCGTCTCGGACGCGGCGTCCTACGTGACCGGGCAGCGCGTCGTCGTGGACGGCGGGACGTTCTGACGCTCAGTGGCGCGTCCAGTCGGGCTGGGCGAAGTCGGCGACCCTGGCGGACCGGCCCAGCAGCACCACCTCGCGGAACTGCCACAGCATCGCGCCGGTCGGAGCGTGGACGCGCCACTCGGGACCGAGCCACATCTGCAGGAGGCGCCCTCCGCCCGGCTGCGGGACCCACACCGGGGTGTCGTCGGCGGCGAGTTTGCGCAGGCTCGTGTGGTGGACGGAGTGGACCTCGTCCGGGCTCGGCGCGAGGGGGCCCGGGTCGTCCAGCACCACCACGACGGGCGTGATCGCGAAGCCCGAGGTGGCGGGGAAGTCGTCGAGCCTGCCGAGGACGTCGGCGGGACCCGCGGTCAGGCCGATCTCCTCGTGCAGCTCGCGCAGCGCCGCCTGCTCGGGGGACTCGCCGTCCTCCATGCCGCCGCCCGGCAGCCCCCACTGGCCCGCGTTCCGGCCCCGGTAGGCGCGCTTGATGACGATCAACGAGGGGACGCCGTCGTGCTCGACCGCGCACAGCACGACCCCGGCACGGCGCAGGCCGGGCGCGTCCGGGACGGTCGTGTGCTCGAACGAGCCGAGCCGTCCGGCGGCCAGCGCCCGGAACGCGGCGAGGTCGTCGAAGGGGCCGGAGGAGGGGGCGCTCATCCGTCGATCCTGCCAGGTCCCGCCTCCGCGTCCTGCTCCGCCTCCCGCGCGTAGCGCCCGGGCGAGGTCCCCACGGCGGCGGTGAAGTCGCGGGTGAAGTGCGCCTGGTCGGCATAGCCGAGTTCGGCCGCCAGCTGCGCCCAGTCGACCCCCGTTCCGGCCGCGGCCCGCTCGGCGGCCTCCTGCATGCGGAACCGCCGGATCACCCACTTCGGGCCGATGCCCACGTACTCGTGGAACAGGCGTTGCAGGCTGCGCGCGCTCAGCCCGACGTCCGCGGCCAGCTCGTCGACGCGCACCAGGCCCGGCCACGACGCGATCCGCTCGACGACCGCCGCCGCCTTGCCCGCGGACGGGTCGGGTTCGGGGTCCCGGCCGGTCAGGAACGCCGCGAGCCGCCCGATCGCCTCGTGCGCGTCGGCGGTCGCGAAGACCTCGCCGGCGAGTGTCAGGCCCTCGTCGCCGAAGACCTCGTCCACTCCCGGGAACCGGCCGGTCAGCGCGGACACGGGCGCGTCCATGAACGGCCTGA is a genomic window of Actinomadura citrea containing:
- a CDS encoding helix-turn-helix domain-containing protein; translated protein: MERSLPGGTRGILHARTGLERFRIERLEPPAVLAPFVANFWVLRWDLRGRPPHRQRVLTRPSVHMTFTSYLTTGTTRARIAGVVRDDFVEEIHGEGRVVGAAFRPGGFRPFMDAPVSALTGRFPGVDEVFGDEGLTLAGEVFATADAHEAIGRLAAFLTGRDPEPDPSAGKAAAVVERIASWPGLVRVDELAADVGLSARSLQRLFHEYVGIGPKWVIRRFRMQEAAERAAAGTGVDWAQLAAELGYADQAHFTRDFTAAVGTSPGRYAREAEQDAEAGPGRIDG
- a CDS encoding class II glutamine amidotransferase codes for the protein MCRLFGMTTGGPRVRATFWLLDAPDSLRAQSRRMPDGTGLGWFSLGGEPVRDRAPVAAFQDADFNSEARYVVSHTFVSHIRYASTGAPDVHNSHPFVMDDRLFAHNGVVRGVDVLDSWLTDVDRVPVQGQTDSELVFAYITAQIRRQGDTAAGLIAAVRRIAAELPIFALNILLAESGRLWALRYPDTHELWVSTPQLTERGAECHLGAGREEGRVKVVRHRVSTPACVLASERLDDDPGWRLLDPGELLVLDGLEASSVFPFDAPAHPLTVADLSGAESISQA
- a CDS encoding methyltransferase yields the protein MPRSPLMDLAFGFMPAQMIHVATEIGVADAFTDDRPRSSTELAEATGAHAPSLHRLLRGLTGLGVVAQKEPDLFALTAEGRRLRADAPDSIRSLIRLFCGPQVWRTWGDMAETVRTGEYAWERVTGSTPFEYFASDAELSETFNRAMAEHTRDVAPAVIEAHDFGRYGTVADLGGGDGTLLAAILRADPGLRGVLFDLPTGLADASRTLSDVADRAEVVPGDFFEAVPVGADAYVLKSVIHDWDDRRAAAILRNCRAAMGPDDRVLLLEQVMPEMVTAGSGGIVNNDLNMLVATGGRERTESEFRELLGSAGLTAVSLTGPLRETAYHVIEAGIAD
- a CDS encoding NUDIX hydrolase is translated as MSAPSSGPFDDLAAFRALAAGRLGSFEHTTVPDAPGLRRAGVVLCAVEHDGVPSLIVIKRAYRGRNAGQWGLPGGGMEDGESPEQAALRELHEEIGLTAGPADVLGRLDDFPATSGFAITPVVVVLDDPGPLAPSPDEVHSVHHTSLRKLAADDTPVWVPQPGGGRLLQMWLGPEWRVHAPTGAMLWQFREVVLLGRSARVADFAQPDWTRH
- a CDS encoding SDR family NAD(P)-dependent oxidoreductase is translated as MSSLDDRTALVTGGSRGIGRAIALALAADGARVAVAYRRDDEAARKTVADIEAAGARGRAFRASVDDLDQCRSLAAQVEAELGELDILVHSAGIASRGNSVADTDPAELERVMRVHAFGPHHLSQALIPLMRRAERSDLVFVSSVATDMMPAFGGPYAMGKAAMEALAQVIAKEERGNGMHVNVVAPGLVDTEMGRRLVRATAGIEDIRQQDAASPYGHVCTPEEVADVVRFLVSDAASYVTGQRVVVDGGTF
- a CDS encoding HAD domain-containing protein, with amino-acid sequence MGSPVVLLDVDGVLNPFERPHRGFQRHECSPNGMTYKLWLYPGHGAALLDLAESTGAELAWASYWCDSANEWIAPRIGLPELPFVPIPRFPGITEGRTLGAWKARHVAAWAEGRPFVWFEDEPDATACLAGEPDVAEHLLVEIDPLTGLTDDHVEAAAAWLRARSV